One Archangium violaceum genomic window, CGCGGCGCCAGCCGTACAGCCCTCGGCTCCGGTGGCGCAGCCTCCGGCGCCTCGGCCCGAGGTCGTCGCGTCGAAGGTCGTCGCCGCTCCAGCTCGGCACGAGAAGCCGAAGTCCGTGGTGGTGGCCGCGTCTGCCTCGGAGGAGCGGGTCGCCGGGTCCGCCCCGCAGCGCCGCCAGCAGCCTCCGCCCGCGCCCGTGGCTCCGGTCACCACGGCGCGGCGCGAGGCGCCGTCCGCCGTGGACCCCACCAACTTCGATGATTCGATCGACAAGGAGTTCGAGAGGGAGCTCGGCTTCGCGAAGGGCGAGCCGAAGCACACGCCGGAGGATCCTCGCTCCAGGCGGAGCGTCTATGTGCCGCCCGAGCCTGGCGGGGACGTGCCCGAGTCCCTCTCCACCTCGGACATCGTGCAGGTGGTGAGCTCGCACAAGGAGGCCATCCTCGCCTGCATCGACACGCACGAGCCCGAGCGGATGTCGGACTCCGGCAAGGACAGGTTCGTGGTGCGTTGGCGGGTGCAGCCGTCGGGCTCCGCCACCGACGTCGCCATGGAGACCGAGGCTCTCAAGGGCACGCCGTTCGCCCGCTGCATCGAGGGGCAGGTGCGCTCGTGGAAGTTCCCGCAGCACCGGGTGCGGAGCCGCGAGCCCATCCGCTTCCCGTTCACGTACTGAGCGGGGTCAGCGCGCGGCCAGCCGGGCGGCCTTGAGCAGCGCTTCCACCATGGGGACGCTGCTCGCCTTGCCCGTGCCGGCCAGGCTGTAGGCCGTGCCGTGGTCCGGCGAGGTCCGAGGCACTGGCAGACCGAGCGTCACGTTCACCGTCCGCTCGAAGTCCAGGGCCTTCGCCGGGATGAGGCCCTGGTCGTGGTACATGGCCAGCACGACGTCGTAGGGGAAGCGCTCCACCTGGGCGAACAGCCCATCCGCCGCGAGCGGCCCGTGCGCGTCCACCCGCAGCCGGCGCGCGCGCTTGATGGCTGGCGTGAGGACCTCCACTTCCTCGCGGCCCAGCAGTCCGCCCTCGCCCGCGTGGGGGTTGAAGCTCAGCACGCCAATCCGGGGTGTCCGGCCCACCACGGGCTTCAGGCTCCGCGACAGGAGTTGGAGCTGGCCCACCAGCCGCTCCACCGTCAGCATCCGTGACACTTCCACCAGCGGCACGTGGTTCGTCGCCAGCGCGACGCGCACCCTCGGGCCGTCCATGAGCATCAGCACCTCGCGGCCGAACGCCTCCGCGAGGACCTCCGTGTGCCCCATGAAGGGAATGCCCGCCCGGGAGATCTGCTCCTTGGACACCGGCGCCGTGCAGAGGGCGTCCACCCTGCCGGCTCGGGCCGCCTCGATGGCCGCCTGGATGAAGGCGTATTGGGCGCGGCCTCCAGCGCGGGCGGGCTTGCCCGGCACGCGGTCCTTCTCCGCCAGCTCCGTCACCACGCAGACCGTGGGCTCCGTGGGCCGGGCCAGCGTCTGGGGCGTGGTGTGGGCGTACTTCTTGAAGAGGGGGAAGCGCGCCAGCGTGGGCCCATCTCCGAAGACGACGGGCAGCAGCGACCGGCGCACCTTGGGCAGGGAGAGGGCCTCCGCCGTGATTTCAGGGCCGATCCCGGAGACGTCTCCCAGTGAGATGCCTACGACGGGTCGCTCGTTCACGCGTCTTCCCTCTCCCTGGACATCAGATCTTCACGTCGACCGAGGCCTTCTGCCGCAGCTCCTGAACGTACTGCTCGACGTACTTCTCCGTCTTCTGCATTTTCAGCCGCTGCTCCAGTTCGTTCTTCACCTGCTCGAAGGGGGCCACGTCCACCGCGCGCCGCTCCTCCACCTTCAGCACGTGCCAGCCGAACTGGGTGCGCACCGGCTCGCTCACCTCGCCCTCCCCGAGCGAGAAGGCGACCTTCTCGAAGGCCGGCACCATCACGCCGCGCCGGAAGAAGCCCAGGTCTCCGCCGTCCGCCGCGCTCGGGCCCTCGCTCTTCTTCTTCGCCAGCTCCGCGAAGTCCACGCCCGGCTTGCGTGCCTCCTCCGCCAGCGCGAGCGCCTTCTTGCGCGCCGCCTCCACCTGCTCCGGCGTCGCCTTCGCGTCCACCTGCACCAGGATGTGGCGCGCGTGCACCTCCGCGTCGCCCGACTCCATCTTGGAGTACTGCGTGTAGGCCGCCTTCAGGTCCTCCTCCGACACCTTCACCTTCGGCGTCACCTTGAGCTGCACCAGCTTCATGCGCGACATCTGGTTGCGCAGGAACTGCTTGTAGGTGGCGATGGTGAAGCCCTCGCCGGACAGCAGTTGCTCGAACTGCGCGTCGTCCGTGACGTTGTTCTGCCGCTTCACGTCCGCCACCGCCGC contains:
- the pdxA gene encoding 4-hydroxythreonine-4-phosphate dehydrogenase PdxA codes for the protein MNERPVVGISLGDVSGIGPEITAEALSLPKVRRSLLPVVFGDGPTLARFPLFKKYAHTTPQTLARPTEPTVCVVTELAEKDRVPGKPARAGGRAQYAFIQAAIEAARAGRVDALCTAPVSKEQISRAGIPFMGHTEVLAEAFGREVLMLMDGPRVRVALATNHVPLVEVSRMLTVERLVGQLQLLSRSLKPVVGRTPRIGVLSFNPHAGEGGLLGREEVEVLTPAIKRARRLRVDAHGPLAADGLFAQVERFPYDVVLAMYHDQGLIPAKALDFERTVNVTLGLPVPRTSPDHGTAYSLAGTGKASSVPMVEALLKAARLAAR
- a CDS encoding foldase protein PrsA, with amino-acid sequence MKKLIGTMVAALLLSGAVARAEMVDRVAAVVNRDVIALSEVEKRAAPELSRLGGLRDPQKRAEERTRLIKSALDALIGEKLMEEQIRELGLAVTDSEVDAAVADVKRQNNVTDDAQFEQLLSGEGFTIATYKQFLRNQMSRMKLVQLKVTPKVKVSEEDLKAAYTQYSKMESGDAEVHARHILVQVDAKATPEQVEAARKKALALAEEARKPGVDFAELAKKKSEGPSAADGGDLGFFRRGVMVPAFEKVAFSLGEGEVSEPVRTQFGWHVLKVEERRAVDVAPFEQVKNELEQRLKMQKTEKYVEQYVQELRQKASVDVKI